A single window of Gemmatimonadota bacterium DNA harbors:
- a CDS encoding NAD(P)/FAD-dependent oxidoreductase, translated as MDAVVVGSGPNGLCAAIELARHGIAVRVFEAQPDPGGGVRSYAGTEPGFVHDLCSAVHPLAVASPFLDSLDLEGAGLEWVHPRVPLAHVLEGEEPVLLHVSPDETADNLDGQDRAAWTGWTAALLRDWDALLDDILRPLRIPRHPVVTGRFALSALRSARGLAERRFGGRRARALLAGVSAHSVRPLSAPGSAAQGVVLTLAGHAVGWPFPRGGAGALTRALVRILERFGGAVETSHRVDSLDELPPARATLLDLTPWQVLRVAGDRLPARYAHALRRYRYGPGVFKVDWALSEPIPWRHAAASGAGTVHVGGTLDDVDAAVTAPHHQRLPDAPFLILAQPSLFDDTRAPGSMHTAWGYCHVPHGSHADRVAEMEAQVERYAPGFTDVVRARAVRSPETLQRDNANLVGGDIGGGAQTLRQTVFRPAVRWDPYRTPVPGLFLCSSSTPPGGGVHGLCGARAADRALEQTFGIRPTPWSAGSHSLRAPGGVACHAR; from the coding sequence GTGGACGCGGTGGTGGTGGGCTCCGGCCCGAACGGTCTGTGCGCCGCCATCGAGCTGGCGCGTCACGGGATCGCCGTCCGCGTCTTCGAGGCCCAGCCCGATCCCGGTGGGGGCGTGCGCTCCTACGCCGGCACAGAACCCGGCTTCGTGCACGACCTCTGCTCGGCCGTGCATCCCCTGGCCGTCGCCTCTCCCTTCCTGGACAGCCTGGATCTCGAGGGCGCGGGCCTGGAATGGGTCCACCCCCGCGTCCCTCTTGCCCATGTGCTCGAAGGCGAGGAGCCGGTGCTCCTCCATGTCTCCCCCGACGAGACGGCCGACAACCTGGACGGGCAGGACCGGGCCGCCTGGACCGGCTGGACGGCCGCTCTACTGCGCGACTGGGACGCGCTGCTCGACGACATCCTGCGACCCCTGCGCATCCCTCGACATCCGGTGGTCACGGGACGCTTCGCGCTCTCCGCGCTCCGGTCCGCGCGCGGGCTCGCGGAGCGCCGCTTCGGGGGCCGCCGCGCGCGGGCGTTGCTGGCCGGCGTGAGCGCCCACTCGGTGCGGCCCTTGAGCGCGCCAGGGAGTGCGGCGCAAGGGGTCGTGCTGACCCTGGCAGGGCACGCGGTGGGGTGGCCGTTCCCGCGCGGAGGCGCGGGGGCGCTCACGCGGGCGCTGGTGCGGATCCTCGAGCGTTTCGGGGGCGCGGTGGAGACCTCGCACCGCGTCGATTCCCTCGACGAGCTGCCGCCCGCCCGGGCCACGCTCCTCGACCTGACGCCGTGGCAGGTGCTGCGCGTCGCGGGGGACCGGCTCCCTGCGCGCTACGCCCACGCGCTGCGCCGATACCGCTACGGTCCCGGCGTCTTCAAGGTGGACTGGGCCCTGTCGGAGCCGATCCCGTGGCGTCATGCAGCAGCGAGCGGGGCCGGAACCGTGCACGTCGGCGGAACGCTCGACGACGTGGACGCAGCCGTCACGGCGCCGCACCACCAGCGGCTGCCGGATGCGCCGTTCCTGATCCTCGCGCAGCCCAGCCTGTTCGACGACACACGGGCACCGGGCTCGATGCACACGGCCTGGGGCTACTGTCACGTGCCCCACGGTTCGCACGCAGACCGCGTGGCGGAGATGGAGGCGCAGGTCGAGCGGTACGCGCCGGGCTTCACCGACGTCGTGCGCGCCCGTGCGGTGCGCAGCCCTGAGACGCTGCAGCGCGACAACGCCAACCTCGTGGGAGGCGACATCGGCGGAGGCGCCCAGACGCTCCGCCAGACGGTCTTCCGACCGGCCGTGCGGTGGGATCCCTATCGCACGCCGGTGCCCGGGCTGTTCCTGTGCTCGTCCTCCACGCCGCCCGGAGGCGGTGTCCACGGCCTGTGCGGCGCGCGCGCGGCCGACCGGGCGCTGGAGCAGACGTTCGGCATCCGTCCGACCCCCTGGTCGGCGGGCTCCCATTCCCTTCGCGCCCCTGGAGGTGTTGCATGTCACGCTCGCTGA
- a CDS encoding DUF4235 domain-containing protein, translating into MSRSLSWRIAAGLSIMAAGALTRLILRKGWKAALHADPPVDPDAKDVRWQEALGWGLLSAAGASVARLLAQRGARRGWRALTGGDPPD; encoded by the coding sequence ATGTCACGCTCGCTGAGCTGGAGGATCGCCGCCGGCCTCTCCATCATGGCCGCTGGCGCGCTCACCCGGCTGATCCTGCGCAAAGGGTGGAAGGCGGCCCTGCACGCCGATCCCCCCGTCGATCCGGACGCGAAGGACGTGCGCTGGCAGGAGGCGCTGGGGTGGGGGCTGCTCAGCGCGGCCGGGGCCAGCGTGGCCCGGCTGCTCGCGCAACGAGGCGCACGCCGTGGATGGCGCGCCCTGACCGGGGGCGATCCTCCGGACTGA
- a CDS encoding c-type cytochrome: MRVTRRCVLWALVGVVGVGALAVLAGAIPIRASVGHWPPTRWLLQLAKGRAVATQSLAVEAPPPLDDPARVLRGAGHYQGGCRPCHGAPGIEPSRITEEMTPTPPLLAVHRIDERSDRELFFVVKHGIKFTGMPAWVARERDDEVWDVVAFLRRLPDLDEAGYAGLVWGPPRDAVEPAAGDAGTEEAAPGIVREICARCHGLDGTGRAGDAFPHLAGQRAAYLQHSLAAYTSGARASGIMQPIAVAIEASERAAAVAWYASRARPSEPTLGPADTLRVLGRALAEQGDAARRIAACDACHGSDAPTPGVYPRLSGQPADYLERQLELFARGVRGGSIWSAIMREVAKPLTPADRAALAAWYGRDGATPPE, from the coding sequence GTGAGGGTGACCCGCCGCTGCGTGCTGTGGGCCCTGGTCGGCGTGGTCGGCGTGGGCGCGCTGGCTGTGCTCGCAGGCGCGATCCCCATCCGCGCCAGCGTAGGGCACTGGCCCCCGACCCGGTGGCTGCTCCAGCTCGCCAAGGGGCGGGCGGTCGCCACGCAGTCCCTCGCCGTGGAGGCTCCGCCGCCCCTGGACGATCCGGCGCGGGTGTTGCGCGGCGCTGGCCACTACCAAGGCGGTTGTCGCCCGTGTCATGGGGCTCCCGGGATCGAGCCGAGCCGCATCACCGAGGAGATGACGCCCACGCCGCCTCTCCTCGCGGTGCACCGCATCGACGAGCGGAGCGATCGTGAGCTGTTCTTCGTGGTCAAGCACGGCATCAAGTTCACCGGCATGCCGGCCTGGGTCGCTCGCGAGCGCGATGATGAGGTCTGGGACGTGGTGGCGTTCCTGCGCCGGCTCCCGGACCTCGACGAGGCCGGGTACGCCGGGTTGGTGTGGGGTCCGCCCCGGGACGCCGTGGAGCCCGCGGCGGGCGACGCGGGGACGGAGGAGGCCGCTCCCGGGATCGTACGGGAGATCTGCGCGCGCTGCCACGGTCTGGACGGCACGGGACGAGCGGGAGACGCCTTCCCCCACCTGGCGGGGCAACGGGCGGCGTATCTGCAACACAGCCTCGCCGCGTATACCAGCGGCGCCCGTGCGAGCGGGATCATGCAGCCTATCGCGGTCGCCATCGAGGCGAGCGAGCGCGCGGCGGCCGTGGCGTGGTATGCGAGCCGTGCGCGTCCCAGCGAGCCCACTCTGGGGCCGGCGGATACACTGCGCGTCCTCGGGCGGGCTCTCGCGGAGCAGGGAGATGCCGCGCGCCGGATCGCGGCGTGCGACGCCTGTCACGGCAGCGACGCACCCACCCCCGGGGTCTACCCCCGGCTGAGTGGACAGCCGGCCGACTACCTGGAGCGGCAGCTGGAGCTGTTCGCGCGCGGTGTGCGCGGTGGCTCCATCTGGTCGGCGATCATGCGCGAGGTGGCGAAGCCGCTCACGCCCGCCGACCGCGCCGCGCTGGCTGCGTGGTACGGCCGGGACGGCGCCACCCCGCCGGAGTGA
- a CDS encoding cytochrome c oxidase assembly protein, with the protein MRGRLLTGTLALGLLALLWSGVLPRLAPGPFSAHMVVHMGVVAVVAPLLAFALAGSGLDPVRGHPARLPALPLTAVEFMVVWGWHLPVLHHAARAGGMALLLEQGSFLLAGLAVWMSALGGDAAERAGRAAVGTVALLLTSMHMTLLGALLGLAPRPLYHAGAARAALRDQQVGGALMLGVGGVVYLVAGVALTAALLGGRRVRHPMEEAS; encoded by the coding sequence ATGAGGGGCCGCCTCCTGACGGGGACGCTCGCGCTGGGACTGCTGGCCCTGCTGTGGTCGGGTGTGCTTCCGCGGCTGGCCCCGGGGCCGTTCTCGGCCCACATGGTCGTGCACATGGGGGTGGTGGCCGTCGTGGCTCCTCTGCTGGCCTTCGCGCTCGCCGGCTCCGGGCTGGACCCCGTCCGCGGTCACCCTGCGCGGCTGCCGGCCCTGCCGCTCACGGCGGTGGAGTTCATGGTCGTCTGGGGATGGCACCTGCCGGTGTTGCACCACGCCGCGCGGGCGGGCGGAATGGCACTGCTGCTGGAACAGGGGTCCTTCCTGCTGGCCGGTCTGGCCGTCTGGATGTCGGCGCTGGGCGGGGACGCCGCGGAGCGTGCGGGGCGCGCCGCCGTGGGAACCGTGGCGCTGCTCCTGACGTCCATGCACATGACGCTTCTCGGGGCGCTGCTCGGCCTCGCGCCGCGACCCCTCTACCATGCGGGCGCCGCGCGCGCTGCGCTTCGCGACCAGCAGGTGGGCGGGGCCTTGATGCTGGGGGTGGGTGGTGTGGTCTACCTGGTCGCCGGCGTGGCGCTCACCGCGGCATTGCTCGGCGGCCGACGCGTGCGCCACCCGATGGAGGAGGCATCGTGA